A part of Acropora palmata chromosome 8, jaAcrPala1.3, whole genome shotgun sequence genomic DNA contains:
- the LOC141888749 gene encoding uncharacterized protein LOC141888749 isoform X1: MSQGNGQDNSLLPLQDTAMDEFAYDSVLTKLTELQSDDEEQRGSFLESVRRLEKYHVIQIYKLGVRPLLISLSDPSEFRLEAKKLFDLCSSFCYTQDMFERITFDYFSKALQFCFPPQAAKCLPSTVVSKLLELVQIFQKENIVSHFIEQNGQQPNTPLIYTRRGSKYFIDELLEIFQARRDRVEGCIIDVIDQTKTIAILDTRVHKMMNIESNPVFLTSWVKLLKITEVSNYFASCLAQDGPVYFHPLSQVSCSWPTAQLFQTVLKEIKSAGGEIHLPTDRERIGLFLKYITHFCQYQNRNVIQSSLKLLTDSKIDSEVLVVVFEKFLFKGRQQAYPIPMIIQTDFEKEALNLLCDLSSLFPQEMVYKIIQVCEKFFSRDPDYHTLCKVLSLFVNGFGDESQSSVQKRAEMALELLRGLESSWFPFTKFWYPFLVWFIRETPSSFDEKKRRELVTFTRNTSCKSQISVDQSQEILFVYSMEQFFAWLSGQNFTAETKSEVIALLVCCSNSRLLIKNAEFLLEVIKQLGPCTMLTLEVKKGVLSKLDDLAKQFKGDEERKVFHEIVRILSSNQVYECTQELLSEIFSYLNRFFDKDKPMKTIPHSVLRLLSLISTVPISDDRRLKILQRAKASGSGLSSSTLMLELMTGLFRKEVANEFFDHVHSVFVDEFKEDEALVESFKRVIHQVISSSSFQIVPKVGILEVARSVSTGIFNEEVDRCCLTVLSQASRMSDLEMAQLFSQVKRCANEIFKGQSEAKSDSQDYLFCTFTDSLHNVVSSVGFTGEEKLLLAEKVCDIFRKGLDDRTQRHIKNAIQNLIPYAQGQNEPDSTMSEEKMSLSFHCIVNFLEDSTMMVQLGKIPANKCRSLCSVLSKINPNSFSRDKLEDVYIFIRSQEGLEEGFFHQILSFLEADIQMSNSVEDLLEVLQEMEHFLHAVIPDLIPLVMLSYEYLIQNQVRTNERKVFVEEVIMKWQFSPKAVVLSFLKLPQLLWKAFADSDCLTRRCETVHRMQEILKDANEQVENYCNGMPGLGYDALREISSKELEWLIFHSSLPNHDAALAFSLIFRCRDKLVNYFRLFRGQIENGFLQFLSDGTASIQEVSSEDNRSAPSSDGVGSEGSHTTAANAHSSALTPVLIAQKMTQILRRIRMPGEDISEICFSLWDSVFSYSSSGVTMCFACQYDSFCDDYLGLLMSILEESSSTEVFFFWVKKNWHHLHQCSDAILKSCRKTAAANSLDDKAQLKFHTAVFNILEMMRTRTTVPSQLPPFQLRNDCSRNLETHLRYLNGVLDCNLPMEVTLTVFGLFQINLAVGVAVAEMISSWSSQEQAMKLVKGVQRIFEGNRGHPEMMMTAGLVVQLSQAHGRFCADSSKDLLQKINEFIKRLCDDPEDVSGLMDLPRWRQMTIAEGFPVQVIDSWCVALLATPPEDLSSRDIDAIAELNSRSLQLVSSVSQKIKECIFPETGFGVKEGVNESHIRERLRLARLLGEFINVLKQRKPDENRKDAQIRDIVVEACDELCKVYQNQFRKRKELYKIRDWMLKALFTEVFGKQQNQVNEPEFAVDSAVEDQSCKEVQRKASPVKKQVSYLHENLPRLVKNAAVYGPLSVLLRRWLSTIAAKPVLAFHTRNIIQKMFSSYTSEEGPTLMELHHIILKYTISLERNQALISQLQVAGYNQKMQNTLDLWSSPSIECPGYLSNKESANCQRLEKKLTKILRRLWNEWKDILQMGLIGSVKVGEEMIPTEELFSLQASLEDMDEQASAVRPIVRQIGSQIPALEGRVRVLMSQEQRHRARIKKLESEQSSQDGDKGEDGKMTKIVTRLQKKVVSCHLNMVSGARRKDNSEKFVAVWDNRFLENVKLCSERIPGCYAPNGFHSEKPVLCALSVDNRILTVFREEKIGRREEIENVEVKLFDAGMFVYELHTSGHDYVTDELWAAFYKKLLEEGLVPRIVLSDESPGFDWIKRFVKPEPKLPFPSKWEFHEGIVPLKEDYFDYNPVMTKTASGFVVLMKENVSRFEFKNFKDARTVEGKIKRENTMAGWAIKELAGNGNKLAWIVRGTIKKMLDDEKVTEKTIEDLGENVEDTQAVLRACQRAFSRYLSEQGDLTRHHDVHVPNHSLETTAVYDVTQ, from the exons ATGTCTCAGGGCAATGGGCAAGATAACTCTCTCCTTCCACTTCAAGATACTGCCATGGATGAATTTGCTTATGACAGTGTCTTAACAAAATTAACAGAGCTTCAATCCGACGATGAAGAGCAGAGGGGTTCCTTTCTTGAAAGCGTGCGGCGTTTGGAAAAATACCACGTTATTCAAATTTATAAGTTAGGTGTTAGGCCTCTTCTTATTTCTCTGTCGGATCCTTCAGAATTTCGCCTCGAAGCAAAGAAGCTTTTTGATCTTTGTTCATCCTTTTGTTACACCCAAGACATGTTTGAAAGAATTACCTTTGATTACTTCTCCAAAGCTTTGCAGTTCTGTTTTCCTCCACAAGCAGCGAAATGTCTCCCAAGTACAGTTGTTTCCAAATTGCTTGAGCTTGTCCAGATATTTCAGAAAGAGAACATTGTCAGTCATTTTATAGAACAAAATGGACAACAGCCCAACACACCGCTAATTTATACACGCAGAGGGAGCAAGTATTTTATTGACGAACTTCTCGAGATATTTCAAGCGCGAAGAGATAGAGTTGAGGGATGTATTATAGATGTCATTGATCAGACAAAAACGATTGCTATACTCGACACTCGAGTGCACAAAatgatgaatattgaaagcaATCCGGTGTTCCTAACAAGCTGGGTAAAACTGCTGAAAATAACTGAGGTCAGCAATTACTTTGCTTCTTGTTTGGCCCAGGACGGTCCTGTGTATTTTCATCCACTCTCTCAGGTTTCATGCAGCTGGCCAACAGCCCAACTGTTTCAGACAGTtcttaaagaaataaagagtGCAGGCGGTGAAATTCACCTTCCAACCGACAGGGAGAGGATTGGTTTGTTTCTTAAGTATATAACGCACTTTTGCCAATATCAGAATCGGAATGTAATCCAATCTTCACTGAAGCTCTTGACAGATTCAAAAATTGATAGCGAAGTCCTTGtagttgtttttgaaaaatttctttttaaagggAGACAGCAAGCATATCCAATTCCGATGATCATTCAAactgattttgaaaaggaGGCTTTGAATCTTCTCTGTGATTTGTCATCTTTATTTCCTCAAGAAATGGTTTACAAAATAATTCAAGTCTGCGAAAAATTCTTCTCCAGGGATCCCGATTACCACACTCTCTGCAAGGTTTTATCTCTTTTCGTCAATGGTTTTGGTGACGAAAGCCAAAGCAGTGTGCAAAAAAGAGCTGAGATGGCATTAGAGTTGTTGAGAGGACTGGAGAGCAGCTGGTTTCCATTTACAAAATTTTGGTATCCGTTCCTGGTGTGGTTCATCAGGGAAACCCCGAGTTCTTTTGACGAGAAAAAGCGTAGAGAACTAGTAACGTTTACGCGTAATACTTCATGTAAATCCCAGATATCTGTCGATCAATCGCAGGagattctttttgtttacagcATGGAACAGTTCTTCGCCTGGCTCTCAGGACAAAACTTCACTGCAGAAACGAAGAGCGAGGTCATTGCTCTTCTCGTGTGCTGCAGCAATAGCCGATTACTAATCAAGAACGCAGAGTTTCTACTTGAGGTCATCAAGCAACTGGGTCCCTGCACAATGCTTACACTTGAAGTTAAGAAAGGTGTCCTTTCCAAACTAGATGATTTGGCCAAGCAGTTCAAGGGGGATGAGGAGAGAAAAGTTTTCCATGAGATTGTTAGAATTTTGAGTTCAAATCAAGTCTATGAATGCACACAAGAGTTACTGTCCGAGATTTTCAGCTATCTCAACCGTTTTTTTGACAAGGACAAGCCAATGAAGACCATCCCACATTCAGTGTTGAGACTCCTATCTTTGATATCCACAGTCCCCATTTCAGATGACCGAAGGCTGAAAATATTGCAGAGAGCAAAAGCGTCGGGTAGTGGTTTATCCAGCAGTACACTCATGTTGGAGCTGATGACCGGGCTCTTTCGAAAAGAAGTAGCTAATGAATTCTTCGACCATGTGCATTCGGTGTTTGTTGACGAATTTAAAGAAGATGAGGCTTTGGTTGAGAGTTTTAAAAGAGTGATCCATCAAGTAATTTCCTCGAGTTCCTTCCAAATTGTTCCTAAAGTAGGGATTTTAGAGGTTGCAAGATCCGTATCTACGGGCATTTTCAATGAAGAGGTCGACCGTTGTTGTCTTACTGTTCTTAGCCAGGCGTCACGTATGTCTGACTTAGAAATGGCACAGCTGTTTTCACAAGTAAAAAGGTGTGCAAACGAAATTTTCAAGGGTCAGAGTGAAGCAAAATCTGACAGCCAAGATTATCTATTCTGCACATTTACAGATTCCTTGCATAACGTAGTTTCATCGGTGGGGTTTACTGGTGAAGAAAAGCTCCTATTGGCCGAGAAAGTGTGCGATATTTTTCGCAAGGGCTTGGATGACAGAACACAGAGGCACataaagaacgccatacaaaATCTGATTCCCTACGCTCAAGGGCAAAATGAGCCCGATTCAACAATGAGCgaagaaaaaatgtcattgAGCTTTCATTGCATCGTGAATTTCTTGGAAGATTCCACGATGATGGTTCAGTTGGGAAAAATCCCCGCCAACAAATGTCGGTCACTATGCAGTGTTCTTTCCAAGATAAATCCAAACTCGTTCTCCAGGGACAAGTTGGAAGATGTGTACATTTTTATTCGTTCCCAAGAAGGTTTAGAAGAGGGTTTCTTTCATCAAATATTGTCCTTTCTTGAGGCTGACAttcaaatgtcaaattctGTGGAAGATTTACTCGAAGTCTTGCAAGAAATGGAACACTTTTTACACGCCGTCATACCAGATTTGATCCCTCTCGTCATGCTTAGTTATGAATATCTGATACAGAATCAAGTGCGCACAAATGAGCGGAAAGTGTTTGTGGAAGAAGTTATCATGAAGTGGCAATTTTCTCCGAAAGCAGTCGTTCTTTCCTTCCTGAAACTCCCTCAACTTCTTTGGAAAGCGTTTGCCGATTCTGATTGCTTAACTCGGAGATGCGAGACAGTACACCGTATGCAAGAAATTCTCAAAGACGCCAACGAACAAGTAGAGAACTACTGCAATGGGATGCCTGGGCTTGGATACGATGCTCTCAGGGAAATTTCCAGCAAAGAACTTGAATGGCTGATTTTCCATTCTTCTCTTCCAAATCACGACGCAGCCCTTGCATTTAGTCTCATCTTCCGATGTCGGGACAAGCTAGTGAATTACTTTAGGCTGTTTCGTGGACAGATTGAAAATGGTTTCTTGCAGTTTCTGTCTGATGGAACGGCGTCCATACAAGAAGTTTCCAGTGAAGACAACAGGTCAGCACCTAGCAGTGACGGAGTTGGGTCTGAAGGTAGTCACACTACGGCAGCTAACGCACATTCATCTGCCTTAACACCAGTTTTAATTGCTCAGAAAATGACTCAGATCCTAAGACGTATACGTATGCCAGGGGAAGACATCAGTGAAATTTGCTTCTCGCTATGGGACAGTGTTTTTAGTTATAGTTCCAGTGGGGTAACTATGTGCTTTGCCTGTCAATATGACAGCTTTTGCGATGACTACTTGGGCCTTCTCATGTCTATTCTTGAGGAATCTTCCTCGAcagaagtgttttttttctgggtAAAGAAAAACTGGCACCACCTGCATCAATGCTCGGATGCTATTTTGAAGTCCTGCAGGAAGACGGCCGCAGCCAATAGTTTGGATGACAAAGCTCAATTGAAGTTTCATACGGCAGTTTTCAACATCTTGGAAATGATGCGTACCAGGACAACTGTTCCTTCACAGTTACCCCCTTTTCAATTAAGGAATGATTGTTCCCGGAATCTGGAAACACATTTGAGGTATTTAAATGGAGTTCTTGACTGCAACTTGCCTATGGAGGTCACCTTGACAGTGTTTGGTCTTTTCCAAATCAATTTAGCAGTTGGAGTGGCAGTAGCTGAGATGATCTCTTCCTGGTCATCTCAAGAACAGGCTATGAAACTGGTTAAAGGTGTTCAACGGATATTCGAGGGAAACAGAGGACACCCCgagatgatgatgacagcTGGATTGGTGGTGCAGCTTTCACAAGCTCATGGCCGTTTTTGCGCAGACTCGAGCAAAGACCTTCTACAGAAAATCAATGAATTCATTAAACGATTATGTGACGATCCCGAGGATGTTTCTGGTCTCATGGATTTACCAAGATGGCGACAAATGACGATAGCAGAAGGCTTTCCAGTTCAAGTGATTGACAGCTGGTGCGTAGCACTCTTGGCGACGCCACCGGAAGACCTTTCATCGCGAGATATTGATGCCATTGCTGAGTTAAATTCTCGTTCCTTGCAGCTTGTCTCATCAgtttcacaaaaaattaaagaatgcATCTTTCCTGAAACCGGTTTCGGAGTTAAGGAAGGCGTCAACGAGTCACACATTAGAGAACGCCTCCGATTGGCAAGATTACTGGGAGAATTCATAAACGTTTtgaagcaaagaaaaccgGATGAAAATCGCAAAGATGCTCAAATCAGGGATATTGTTGTCGAGGCTTGTGACGAGCTTTGCAAAGTATATCAGAACCAATTCAGAAAACGCAAAGAGCTTTACAAAATTCGCGACTGGATGCTCAAAGCTTTGTTCACAGAAGTTTTTGGAAAGCAGCAAAATCAAGTTAATGAGCCTGAGTTCGCTGTTGACTCAGCTGTTGAGGACCAATCATGCAAAGAAGTACAAAGAAAGGCATCGCCCGTGAAAAAGCAAGTGTCATATCTGCACGAGAATCTTCCACGATTAGTGAAAAACGCCGCAGTTTATGGACCATTGTCAGTGTTGCTGAGACGTTGGTTGTCCACCATTGCTGCCAAACCAGTCCTAGCATTTCACACGCGAAATATCATTCAGAAGATGTTTTCATCTTACACCTCCGAAGAAGGTCCTACCCTTATGGAGCTACACCACATCATCCTGAAATACACGATATCCCTCGAAAGAAACCAAGCTCTTATATCTCAGCTACAAGTTGCAGGATACAAccagaaaatgcaaaacacTTTAGATCTCTGGTCTTCTCCTTCAATCGAGTGTCCAGGATACCTCAGTAATAAAGAATCTGCAAATTGCCAAAGGCTGGAGAAAAAACTGACCAAGATCCTCAGGCGCCTCTGGAATGAGTGGAAAGACATTCTCCAGATGGGCCTTATTGGCTCGGTCAAAGTTGGCGAGGAAATGATTCCAACAGAAGAACTCTTCAGTCTTCAAGCCTCGCTCGAAGATATGGATGAACAAGCATCTGCAGTGAGGCCCATTGTGAGACAAATTGGCTCGCAAATCCCGGCCCTTGAAGGAAGAGTGAGGGTACTGATGTCTCAAGAACAACGACACCGTGCGAGGATCAAAAAGTTGGAAAGTGAG CAATCCTCACAAGATGGCGATAAAGGTGAAGACGGAAAAATGACCAAG aTAGTGACGAGACTACAAAAAAAGGTGGTTTCTTGTCATTTGAATATG GTTTCAGGGGCTAGAAGGAAAGACAATAGCGAGAAGTTTGTGGCCGTATGGGATAATAGGTTCCTGGAAAATGTGAAATTGTGCTCTGAACGCATTCCAG GATGTTATGCACCCAACGGTTTCCATTCTGAGAAACCTGTGCTGTGTGCCTTGTCCGTAGACAACAGGATTCTTACCGTTTTTAGAGAGGAAAAGATCGGTCGtagagaagaaattgaaaatgttgagGTGAAGCTTTTTGATGCTGGCATGTTTGTGTATGAACTTCACACAAGTGGACATGATTACGTCACTGACGAGCTGTGGGCGGCATTCTACAAGAAACTTTTGGAGGAAGGGCTGGTACCAAGAATTGTGTTGAGTGATGAAAGCCCTGGCTTTGATTGGATAAAACGATTTGTTAAGCCAG AACCAAAGCTTCCATTTCCCTCGAAATGGGAGTTCCATGAAGGAATTGTTCCACTGAAGGAGGATTATTTCGACTACAATCCAGTGATGACGAAGACTGCATCAGGATTTGTCGTATTGATGAAGGAGAACGTTTCTAGATTTGAGTTCAAGAATTTTAAG GATGCTCGTACAGTCGAAGGGaagataaaaagagaaaatacaaTGGCGGGGTGGGCCATTAAAGAACTAGCAGGCAATGGTAATAAACTGGCGTGGATCGTTAGAGGGACAATCAAGAAAATGCTGGATGACGAGAAAGTCACAGAAAAGACCATAGAAGACTTGGGAGAAAATGTAGAAGACACACAAGCAGTCCTTCGTGCGTGTCAACGTGCCTTCTCAAGATATCTTTCGGAACAGGGTGACCTCACACGACATCACGATGTCCATGTTCCAAATCACAGCCTTGAAACGACAGCCGTTTATGATGTCACGCAATGA